One window from the genome of Staphylococcus hsinchuensis encodes:
- a CDS encoding TetR/AcrR family transcriptional regulator codes for MPSANQKRMIKHIHETVFILLHDYHFDEITVQKICDIAEINRSTFYRYFQDKYELLYTLRDFIAQQIIAKGDTSADITTSESFEDFIYYICNNKKIFKHLLVSSRQADVFRSLTNVGREMMLNNSTRKRDPLAQKIRESKHPEIVADFYSSGVIEVLRRWVENDYNYTVEEVFVTLNNVLETSLYYYDK; via the coding sequence ATGCCGTCAGCAAATCAAAAGCGTATGATTAAACATATTCATGAAACAGTGTTTATACTTTTACATGATTATCATTTTGATGAAATCACGGTTCAAAAAATATGTGATATTGCAGAAATCAACCGCAGTACGTTCTATAGATACTTCCAAGATAAATATGAATTACTCTACACTTTACGTGACTTTATTGCACAACAAATTATAGCTAAAGGTGACACATCAGCAGACATTACAACCTCTGAATCATTTGAAGACTTTATTTATTACATTTGTAATAATAAAAAGATTTTTAAGCATCTATTAGTTTCGTCTCGACAGGCAGATGTATTTAGAAGTTTAACGAATGTGGGTCGCGAAATGATGTTAAATAATTCAACTCGTAAGCGTGACCCCTTAGCGCAAAAGATTAGAGAAAGTAAACATCCTGAAATTGTAGCTGATTTTTATAGTAGTGGCGTAATAGAAGTACTACGACGTTGGGTAGAAAATGACTATAACTATACAGTTGAAGAAGTGTTTGTAACATTAAATAATGTGCTTGAAACGTCATTATATTATTATGATAAATAA